The Pseudoalteromonas translucida KMM 520 genome has a window encoding:
- a CDS encoding RyR domain-containing protein, producing the protein MKQLESLDHIPAEHMEQIKAIAKMCHEVNRAYCAALREDQPSWEMAPQWQVDSAIKGVAFHILNPDAPASASHESWMAEKVVAGWKYGKVKDANKKQHPCMVPFHHLPVEQQAKDYIFSAIVKQAIHAG; encoded by the coding sequence ATGAAACAACTAGAAAGTCTTGACCACATACCGGCAGAGCATATGGAGCAGATCAAGGCCATTGCCAAAATGTGCCATGAAGTTAACCGCGCTTACTGCGCCGCATTACGCGAAGATCAACCAAGTTGGGAAATGGCCCCACAATGGCAAGTTGACTCTGCTATTAAAGGCGTTGCGTTCCACATTTTAAACCCTGACGCACCAGCAAGCGCTTCACACGAAAGCTGGATGGCTGAAAAAGTAGTTGCTGGCTGGAAGTATGGCAAGGTGAAAGACGCCAATAAAAAACAGCATCCTTGCATGGTACCGTTTCATCACCTACCAGTAGAGCAGCAAGCCAAGGACTATATTTTTAGCGCTATCGTTAAGCAAGCTATTCACGCAGGCTAG
- a CDS encoding N4-gp56 family major capsid protein has product MSTITKAQAAKAFGAALFTHTRRQNTFVNMLTGAAPQAAKADTAHNKKQTEKGAPIVMINDLQSQAGDAVEMDLFHNLGGLPTMGDKKLEGRGESLSKTVFELRIDQGRKMVDSGGKMSQKRTKHNLLTTAKTLLGNYYNDLKDEVAMYHLAGARGSFAPDDIIIPLESHEEFKEIMVNEVLAPTYDRHIFGGDATSLESIDAADIMTLEKLDDLALILEEQSNPMKNITFEADQMANESPFFLLFVTPRQWRDLWASATDKKLQELQSRAIKRGTGFNHPVFKGDVIMWRNILVRQYRKPVRFYAGDTVTVSNNDRLATTKQVTAGVDIDRAILLGGQALANAYGKSDSGSHFSMTTEKTDHGNANETAIVWMNGCKKVRFSDKTGRVNDYGTMVLDTAVTL; this is encoded by the coding sequence ATGAGCACAATTACTAAAGCGCAAGCGGCTAAGGCGTTTGGCGCTGCCCTGTTTACCCACACTCGTCGTCAAAATACGTTTGTGAATATGTTAACCGGCGCAGCTCCACAAGCAGCAAAAGCAGACACGGCACATAACAAAAAGCAAACTGAAAAGGGCGCACCTATTGTTATGATCAACGACTTACAAAGCCAAGCAGGCGACGCGGTAGAAATGGACTTGTTCCATAATCTAGGCGGTTTGCCAACGATGGGCGATAAAAAACTAGAAGGCCGAGGCGAGAGCTTAAGCAAGACAGTATTTGAATTGCGCATTGACCAAGGCCGTAAGATGGTTGATAGCGGTGGCAAAATGTCACAAAAACGTACTAAGCATAACTTGCTTACAACAGCTAAAACGCTGTTAGGCAACTACTACAACGACCTTAAAGACGAAGTGGCTATGTACCACTTGGCGGGCGCGCGCGGTTCGTTTGCACCGGACGATATTATTATCCCACTTGAAAGCCATGAAGAGTTTAAAGAAATCATGGTTAACGAAGTATTGGCACCTACATATGACCGCCATATCTTTGGTGGTGATGCGACTAGCCTTGAAAGCATTGATGCTGCGGATATTATGACGCTAGAAAAGCTAGATGATTTAGCGCTTATTCTTGAAGAGCAATCAAATCCGATGAAGAACATCACGTTTGAAGCCGATCAGATGGCGAATGAGTCACCGTTCTTCTTACTATTTGTTACTCCGCGTCAATGGCGTGACCTATGGGCTTCTGCGACTGATAAGAAATTGCAAGAGCTACAATCACGCGCTATCAAACGTGGTACCGGCTTTAATCACCCGGTATTCAAAGGTGATGTGATCATGTGGCGCAACATTCTTGTTCGTCAATATCGTAAGCCAGTACGCTTCTATGCAGGCGATACGGTTACAGTGTCTAACAATGACAGACTTGCAACGACCAAACAGGTTACTGCAGGCGTAGACATTGACCGCGCTATCTTATTAGGTGGCCAGGCACTTGCTAACGCATACGGTAAGTCTGATTCAGGCTCGCACTTCTCTATGACTACTGAGAAAACCGACCATGGCAACGCCAATGAAACAGCAATCGTATGGATGAATGGCTGTAAGAAAGTACGCTTCTCTGATAAGACAGGCCGCGTAAACGATTACGGCACTATGGTCCTTGATACCGCCGTTACGCTTTAA